The following proteins are co-located in the Desulfatibacillum aliphaticivorans DSM 15576 genome:
- a CDS encoding response regulator yields the protein MLNKERHPSISGNLTIWLSLAFIVFSSLGFYIFYRIEVQQGKRHLEDQTLRYLSLISESIKFPLWNLDTENVELTSHAYLENEAIVKLLVYSSSGELLFRYDRTWKHPPIEELTRDVYYNREKVGSLSFAFTDVFMREQWRQLVIAGFIIQCIAIACILSLTSILLRKFLKKPLASLSSLAMKFEQGDYDFHLSNPHKEFLPFVDVLKTMGTTIRNQIRTLNDSNAALRKAEAKYRSMFENSREGLFKTDQDGGLESANPALARILGYQSPRDLPDGATMLKQHLIPEKEKRIQLYRELEEAGEAVGVEVRGVRRDGSFFWGEFTVLRVEGEAESSRSYECILVDTTERKFREIAEREKQAAVMANETKSLFVANMSHEIRTPMNAIIGLSSLALRTDLTSRQRDYLTKIEYSAQSLLRIINDILDLSKIEAGRLTMEAIEFDLEDALNNLAKMVSVKADEKGLDVIFDIGKDVPTGLIGDPTRLNQVLLNLTDNAVKFTEQGQVIIKVRREREAADVQGSTLRFSVIDTGIGMRAQQAPYLFQSFTQADASITRKHGGTGLGLTISKHIVDLMGGEISVSSEFGVGSTFTFTAHFGLHSQAKKKTAPIPFLSALNVLVVDDNRAAREVMKENLEGFGCTVRTAAAGAEAVSKVEKADAMEPFHLVLMDWNMPGMDGLEAARMIKSRRQIAHPPAVMIVTAYGNEELIQQSNQAGNDGFLVKPVTPSVLYNSILTVMQGAHSPGPETQEREPLEIYGLDGIRGAHILVVEDNEINQQIVVELLELEGFSVSVAEHGKAALDIIHALEPNEKIDAILMDVQMSEMDGYTATQEIRKMPAPLCLIPIIAMTAHAMPSERDKCLASGMDDFVPKPIDQKGMFQTLVKWIPPGGRAKHAAQSGPKESVSPPFALPASMKYIDPDLGLALLRGNGNLYVKLLREFLTDHGKDLSCVLEAVAAKEYVKAADKVHGLKSIAGGLGAQALFASSESLERKLREDDGQGLDQAMTRFSDDFENVMGELQGIGAALPYKVKEVECNPVSDSQKIITILNKVEDLAKQMDPDVEDKAEEAGALLNCMGSPFKEMGEQLIAHASNLDFKDALDTLGDVRDAVLMTKSGKRAAMAAVQADGEIGGNG from the coding sequence TTGCTCAATAAAGAACGACATCCTTCCATATCCGGAAACCTGACTATTTGGTTGAGCCTGGCGTTCATCGTGTTCAGCAGCTTGGGTTTTTATATATTTTACAGGATTGAAGTCCAGCAGGGGAAGAGACATCTGGAAGACCAGACCCTTCGGTATCTCAGCCTCATTTCCGAATCCATAAAATTTCCCCTATGGAATTTGGACACAGAAAACGTCGAGCTGACGTCCCATGCCTACCTGGAAAACGAGGCGATCGTAAAATTATTGGTTTATAGTTCCTCAGGCGAGTTGTTGTTCCGGTATGACAGGACTTGGAAGCACCCGCCCATTGAGGAACTGACTCGGGACGTTTATTACAACAGGGAAAAAGTGGGCTCCCTCAGTTTTGCTTTCACGGACGTGTTTATGCGGGAGCAATGGCGCCAGTTGGTGATTGCGGGATTTATCATACAGTGCATTGCCATAGCCTGCATTTTAAGCCTCACAAGCATATTGCTCCGAAAGTTTTTAAAAAAGCCGCTGGCTTCTCTGAGCAGCCTGGCTATGAAATTCGAGCAAGGCGACTATGACTTCCATCTTTCCAATCCCCATAAGGAATTCCTCCCCTTTGTCGATGTTTTGAAGACCATGGGGACCACCATCCGGAACCAGATAAGGACGCTAAATGATTCCAACGCCGCCCTTAGAAAGGCGGAAGCAAAATATAGAAGCATGTTTGAGAATTCCCGGGAGGGGCTGTTCAAAACCGATCAGGACGGCGGCCTTGAAAGCGCCAACCCCGCCCTGGCCCGCATCTTGGGATATCAGTCCCCCCGTGATTTGCCCGACGGTGCAACCATGCTTAAGCAGCATTTGATCCCGGAAAAAGAAAAGCGCATCCAACTATACCGCGAACTGGAGGAAGCCGGGGAGGCCGTGGGCGTGGAAGTCCGGGGCGTTCGCAGGGACGGCTCTTTTTTTTGGGGAGAGTTTACGGTCCTGCGGGTGGAGGGCGAAGCCGAATCTTCCCGTTCTTATGAATGCATTTTGGTTGACACCACGGAGCGTAAATTCCGGGAGATCGCCGAACGCGAAAAGCAGGCGGCGGTCATGGCCAACGAAACCAAAAGCTTGTTCGTCGCCAATATGAGTCATGAAATCAGAACGCCCATGAACGCCATAATCGGTTTGTCGTCCCTGGCTTTGCGCACAGACCTCACCTCAAGGCAACGGGATTACCTCACAAAAATTGAATATTCGGCTCAGTCTCTGCTTAGGATTATTAATGACATTTTGGATCTCAGCAAGATTGAGGCGGGGCGGCTGACCATGGAGGCTATTGAGTTTGATTTGGAGGACGCACTCAACAACCTGGCGAAAATGGTCTCCGTAAAGGCCGATGAAAAGGGATTGGACGTTATCTTTGATATTGGGAAGGACGTTCCCACCGGGTTGATTGGGGATCCCACCCGTTTGAACCAGGTGTTGCTTAACCTGACCGACAACGCCGTCAAGTTTACGGAGCAGGGCCAGGTGATCATCAAGGTCAGGCGGGAGCGGGAAGCCGCCGACGTCCAAGGATCAACCCTCCGGTTTTCCGTCATTGACACGGGCATCGGCATGAGAGCTCAACAGGCGCCGTACCTTTTTCAATCCTTTACCCAGGCGGACGCATCCATAACAAGAAAGCATGGAGGCACAGGCCTTGGATTGACCATCAGCAAACATATTGTGGATTTGATGGGGGGCGAAATTTCCGTTAGCAGCGAATTTGGGGTGGGCAGCACGTTTACCTTTACGGCGCACTTTGGCCTGCATAGCCAAGCCAAAAAGAAAACCGCCCCAATACCCTTTCTGTCTGCTCTTAACGTGCTGGTGGTGGACGATAACCGGGCCGCCAGGGAGGTTATGAAGGAGAACCTGGAGGGTTTCGGGTGCACTGTTCGTACGGCGGCCGCCGGCGCGGAGGCTGTTTCCAAGGTGGAAAAGGCGGATGCCATGGAACCTTTTCATCTTGTTCTTATGGATTGGAATATGCCTGGAATGGACGGCCTGGAAGCGGCCCGCATGATAAAGTCCCGCAGACAAATCGCCCATCCCCCCGCCGTTATGATTGTAACCGCCTACGGCAATGAGGAGCTGATTCAGCAATCCAACCAAGCGGGGAACGACGGGTTTTTAGTCAAGCCGGTCACGCCTTCCGTTCTATACAATTCCATCCTCACCGTCATGCAAGGTGCACACAGCCCGGGGCCGGAAACACAAGAAAGAGAACCTCTTGAGATTTACGGCCTGGACGGCATTCGAGGCGCTCATATTTTGGTTGTGGAAGACAATGAAATCAATCAGCAGATCGTCGTTGAGCTGTTGGAGTTGGAAGGTTTTTCCGTCTCGGTGGCGGAGCATGGAAAAGCGGCCCTTGATATTATCCATGCTTTGGAGCCCAATGAAAAAATTGACGCCATTTTAATGGACGTGCAGATGTCCGAAATGGACGGATATACCGCCACGCAGGAAATCCGAAAAATGCCCGCCCCCTTGTGCCTGATTCCCATCATCGCCATGACGGCCCATGCCATGCCTTCGGAGCGCGACAAGTGTCTGGCCTCCGGCATGGACGATTTTGTCCCCAAACCCATTGATCAAAAAGGCATGTTTCAGACGTTGGTTAAGTGGATTCCTCCGGGCGGAAGGGCGAAGCATGCCGCCCAATCCGGACCCAAAGAAAGCGTTTCGCCGCCTTTTGCTTTGCCCGCCTCGATGAAATACATAGATCCGGACCTTGGGTTGGCGCTTTTGCGAGGCAACGGGAATTTATACGTCAAGTTGTTGCGGGAATTTTTAACGGACCACGGCAAGGATCTTTCCTGCGTTTTGGAAGCGGTGGCTGCAAAGGAGTATGTGAAAGCGGCTGACAAAGTTCACGGCCTGAAAAGCATTGCCGGCGGATTGGGCGCACAAGCCCTGTTTGCAAGCAGTGAAAGTTTGGAACGGAAATTAAGAGAGGACGATGGGCAGGGCCTGGATCAGGCCATGACCCGCTTTTCCGACGACTTTGAAAATGTCATGGGAGAATTGCAAGGAATCGGCGCCGCCCTGCCTTATAAGGTTAAAGAAGTGGAGTGCAATCCTGTTTCCGACTCCCAAAAAATTATCACGATCTTAAATAAAGTCGAAGACCTGGCTAAGCAAATGGATCCCGACGTGGAGGACAAAGCGGAAGAAGCGGGAGCATTGCTCAATTGTATGGGCAGCCCCTTCAAAGAAATGGGTGAGCAGCTAATCGCCCATGCCTCAAATTTGGATTTCAAGGACGCCCTGGACACTCTGGGCGATGTGCGGGACGCCGTGTTAATGACAAAAAGCGGCAAGCGGGCTGCCATGGCGGCCGTCCAGGCTGACGGGGAGATTGGCGGCAATGGATGA